From the genome of Arvicola amphibius chromosome 9, mArvAmp1.2, whole genome shotgun sequence:
TGTTCTTTCCTGCAATGGGCTATTTTTGTTAACTGTTTACAAATatgaacttatttattattttttgttaactGTTTACAAATATGAACTTATTTATATGACTGAAAAACAAGCGATGTTGTCTGACGCACTGCCATTCAATTTAAGTGCCCTGCCGTGACAGTCTAGAAACATGGACTTCTACTCACCCACACCTAACAGATGTAGAAAAACATTCCAGTCTGGATGATCACAGGCCAAGGTTATGCATACACAAAAGCCTTTAAAACTGCAGGGGACAAACTAAAAAGCAAGGACCTTTTTACATCTGTCCAGATTCATGTCAACTGCCCTAAGGCACTCACTGAAACAATATAGCAACAGACTTCTATGTCTTAGAGTTCTCTCTTGAAGCTACGATCAAATACCCTGACAAAACAAGTCAGAGCTAAGAGGCTCACttgggctcatggttccaggTCAGTCTATCACTATCACTACGGGAAGTACAGTGACAGAGGAGACCAAGAGAGCGGCCTCACTGTGTCAAAAGCAAACAGCAAGTAATGCATGCatgctggtactcagctcactCTACAGCCCAGCATCCCAGGcagggtcttcccacctcaactaaTGTAATCAAGATTTCTCTAAAGACATGCACACTCGTTAACAAGTTAGATAATCCCTCATAAgactctccttcttcttcttcttctttttaattaaaaatttccgcctcctccctgcctcccatttaccccctcccccctccactccctctccctctcctgtccagagagcagtaagggttccctgcacagtgggaagtccaagttcctcccccctccatccaggtccaagaaggtgagcatccaaacaggacAGCCCccacccaaagccagtatgcatagtaggatccaaatccagtgtcattgtccttggcttcacagcagccctcattgtccgccatgttcagggagtccgattttatcccatgctttttcagtcccagtccagctgggcttggtaagctccgaatagatcagccccaccatctcagtggatgggagcactcttcgcagtccagacttccttgctatgttttccctccttctgctcctcatttggaccttggtgtggtggtttctcaggaaattcgggatcaacctaccccaggacccagcaattccactcttgggaatttacccaagagatgcccaatcatactacaaaagcatttgttcaactatgttcatagcagaattatttgtaatagccagaacctggaaacagcctagatgcccttcagtggaagaatggatgaagaaactgtggaatatatacatattagagtactactcggcggtaaaaaacaatgacatcttgccgggcggtggtggcgcatgcctttaatcccagcactcgggaggcagaggcaggcggatctctgtgagttcgaggccagcctggtctacaagagctaggtccaggacaggctctaaaaaagctgcagagaaaccctgtctcgaaaaaccaaaaaaaaaaaaaaaaaaaaaacaatgacatcttgaattttgcatgcaaatggatggaaatagaaaacactattctgagtgaggtaacccagacccaaaaagatgaacatgggatgtactcactcataatcggtttttagacatatataaaggacattgagcctataattcgtgatccttgggaagacaataagaaggtgaaaccaaagaaaaacatatagttatcctcctggatattggaagtagacaactttgctgggcaaaaattgggaacttgggggtggggtgggttgggggcagggggagatggggagagaaaagcataaatgggaggatggggaagagcTTGGgcgaatgggatgcttgggatataggaagggtggatatgggagcagggaagcatatatcctaattaagggagccatcttaggattattaagagacttgactctagaggagttcccaggtatccagggagatgcccccagctagttccgtgggcagctgaggagagggagtcggaaaaggccagatcctatagccatactgatgattatcttgcatatcaccatagaaccttcatctggcgatggatggagatagagacagagccccacagtggagcaccggactgagctcccaagttcctgacGAGGAGGAacataaattctttatttttaattctttgttgagaatttcactttatttatttatttgtttatttatttatttattcattcatttatcatcCTGGTcacagttttttcttcttccttccctcccagtctCTCCACCCTTATCCCATCCCCCAATTaacttctcctctgtttctgttcagaaaatgtcaggtctcccatggatatcaagaaaacatggcatattaagttgtagtaagactgactcacctccccatgtattaaggttgGGCTAGGTGACCCTGTATGAGGATTAgaatcccaaaagccagtaaaagagtcagataCAGCCCCTACTTgtgttctttccccttcctcaacTGCTTGCATATCCCCTTCCACCTCCCTACCTACTCAGCTTCATGTTCtctataaaaaaatgaaaagaccaaaaccaacaacaacaaaaaagcaaccaTGGAGTCTTACTTGTGTTGGCTAACTACTTATATGCATGGAGtttgccctggagtgtggttgatattcCCAGCATCACTTCATtgaaaaatactgatttttcctttcccaGTAGCTGACAGTTGCACATAACTTCTTGGCTAGAGATGGAGCTTAGTGCCCACTTTGCCTCCTCTGtggtctgtgattttttttttttttttttttttttttggtttgagcTAGTCAAGGATTTGTCCATGATTTCACAGTCTGTGTGAATTTATATGTGCACTAGCCCTGTTGTGTCTTGAAAAAAGCTGTTTCCATGAAGTTGTCCACCCCTTCTGggtcttataatttttttcagtcatCTTCCACATAGATCCTTAGTTCTTGTGGGGAGGGCTGTTGTAAAGACATCCTATTTAGGGCTTAGTGTTCcagtgtctctcactctctgaacaTTGCTCACTTGGACTCTATGTTAATTACTTTCTTCCACAAGAAGAATCTTCTCTAATGGATGTTGAGTGAAGTTTAGCTGAGTGATCTATAAGACAATGTCCTATGtcactaggaatcattttattgatatgctcatttagcaaaataataacagTAGGTTTTCCCTAAGGGTCCATAacctatctagtctcaagttCGTACTAGACATTAGTTTCATCTCATGAAACAGGCCTTAAATCTAAGAAAAAGTAGTTAGTTGGTTAGTCCTATAATGTTTGTGCCATTATTGCCCTAGTTGCATATCTTGCAATCAGGCTACTATTGTAACTTGAAGGGTTCACACTTGGGTGTGATtaatgattgcttttctcctcttaTATAATGCATAGCACCTCCTAGCACTATGGATGCTAATCAGCAGGGATAAGAACACAGATTTTCCccatccttctttccctctttcctcctctattcttatttgtttatttattttattttgatatatatatatatatgtgtgtgtgtgtgtgtgtgtgttttgtgtgtgtgtgtgtgtgtgatccaaaAACTGTACAagagaactcttacagctgataaatacctttagtaatgtgACAGGATTCAAGATCAACTCAAAGGCTAGAAAATGGAATTGATTTGCTTATGTTGTAATTCAACTGAGTAATAAAATAACAGGCTAGCAATGAAGTATTCTAAGAAATGTGTAACTCAAAAAGAAtggaatataattttatatgcttCTGCAAATGGTTTGAACAGTTCAGTTTCTGAGGAGGTAAAAATTCTGATGTCACTCAATCTTAAAAATCTAGACTAAGTTTTGTTACTACAGGTATAAAAATCTAAAACTCAATATACTATATACAAAATGTGAATAGAAAAAATGGTTGGAATAATTGAAATAGAGACTGAAGAATTGTTTTACCACTGTAAAATAAGGTATCATAATTCTTATGAAACTTCTTGTAGAcattaagagaaaatatataaaattaaaataatgcgAGAACTAACAAATATTATCAATGTGTCTGATCTGTTGAACTATCATACATTTGAAGAAATTTAGCAAAGATGAGTTATTGCCACTATACAGATTACAATGCTGTTTATCATTAGTTTCAGGCATCTGACAGGACTTAATTCAGCTCTAAGATTCCCTATGCAGAGTTCTACAAGGACTACCAAAATAATGGAAAGTTTAGAAGAGAAACACTTTTGTCTTACACTGCTAATTGACATATGTGGGAGCCCACAGTGACTCCATTTCATCTTGACTTAAAGCCAGAGAGTTCAAGTTCGTTCTTGCTCATCAAGGTCAAATAACAGGATGTTTGTCCAAAGGTATGGTTACTAGATATTTTGAGAATTAAGGAGGTGATTATGCTTGTTTGTTCCTTGAACATTGGTAAGGAAATCTTTTGCCCCCTTTTTGCTTTGGGTATAAAAGtattatgagaaataaatttgggACTGCTGCATTATTCACAGAGAGACCTCCCGATTCTATCTTCTGTCTTTTACCTCCTTTTAAAAATCCTCACTCTTCCTATTCAGGTACTGTTCAACAGGTTGACTGGCCCTGATACacataaatgatttatttttggaAAGTAATACAGTCACACCATTTAAGAGAGTTGAGTATTTTGTACACTTTGATTCAATAAATCTATTGTTTAGAATTATAAACCTGTCTTTTAGAATTATAAAGACCAAACTTTAATTTGTATTACTActtacaataataattaaatattaaagatatttaacataggtaaatgaatgaatatatacagataaattttaatatgaattgAAACCGCACTCCAGGAAAATTGTATCTGTAAACTATGTTAATGTACCTAGTGATACCATATATTTATATCAATATGTATATTGATAGACAAAAATGAGTTTAAAActaaagtttgaaaataaatggTTGACTTGGAAATTATGATTCGATGGATATAAGTGGGGCTAATAGTATCACTTTTGTCCTTTTTATTACTCTAATATTACCTCTGTAAAAGTTAACACTTTTGACATGCACAGATATTTTTAGTGTTATCTCTGTGTGGATGCATTAGGAAGTAAAAAGTAGTTGATCTATATTACAAGGcttctaatttttcttaatttgaagaAACAGCAGTTTTAATagtaaaatgcaaagaaatcaGACAATGCACTTGCACAAGGACAATGGTTATACAATGTAGTTTactatagaaaataattattattcaTTAACATTATAGATTGAAGAAATACCAATGATTAAAAACATTCCTGTGTATAATTGAGCAGTTAGTAACATCAGGACAAAAATGACTCTAACCAGTGACTTCTATACTCAACAATAACTTCCTCACACCAGTCTTGATGCTCTCATTTCTCAGACTGTAGACAACAGGGTTGAGTGCTGGGGGTAGAACTGTGTAAAAGATAGAGAACAACAAATCTAAAACAGCTGGGGAGTCTGAGGTTGGGTTTAGATATGCACAGGAGCCTGTGGAAAGAAACAGTGAGACAACAAAAAGGTGGGGCAGACAGGTAGAGAAGACCTTAGACCGGCCTTCAGCAGAGGGCATCCTGAAAACTGTGGAGAATATGTGCACATAAGAGAGGACAATCCCAAGGAAGCAGGCAAGGGCCAGTGCAGACAGGAAACCAGCCACTCCTATTACTACAAGGTAATCATTAGAACAGGAGAGCTTGAGCAGCTGGGGGACATCACAGAAGAACTGGTGGATTATTTTGGCCCTGCAGAACCTGACAGAAAATACTGCTGCTATATAAAGGGTTCCTGAGATGCCACTGCttaaccatacaactgtcacagCCAACCTACAGTTTCTGGGACACATGATGACCTCATAGTGCAGCGGAAAGCAAATAGCCACATAACGATCATATGACATCACTGTAAGAATGGCCATTTCACCCCAGGCAAAAGCTGTGAAGAAGAAAACCTGAAGCATGCACTGGGTATATGAAATGTAGCCACTGCCTGCCAGGGAATTGGCAATAGACTGGGGAACTGTAACAGAAAGGGATGAGAGGTCCAGAAGGGAAAGATGCTTCAGGAAGTAATACATTGGGGACTGGAGCTGCGGGTCCAGTgttgtgatggtgatgatgatgaagttACCTGCTGATCCCAATAGGTATGTCACCAAGAAGAGCAAAGCATGCAGGATCTGTAGCTCATACTTGTCAGAGAACCCTGTCAGGAGGAATCCGCTCATTGTGGTTATATTTCTCACAGACATTTTGAGATTGAAACTGTAGCAGCTGGAGAATAAAATGATATAGTAAGTGCAGTATAAAGATACCGAGTCACTATTTATTTGTTCATCAGTATTCATTTCAATAACTCAATAATCTCAAttcatgtctatgtgtgtgtgtattaaactGGCCACATTGTAGTTGCTTGGAAACTTAAGTGAGATCACAATTTTCTCATACTCATAGAGCTTGCATTATTGTCTCAAACCAGTATTTGAGGGTAAATATTCATGCAGTCCATCATTGATTTTCTCTAGGAACATAGTTGTGTTTGCCCTATGAAAAAGCACAATTCCATTGCTTCAACGGAAACCCATTGCTTTTATCTGAGTCATCAATGGGAAagtcagtgatgggctgtggatGAGATGTTTTAGAACATAGGACTGGTTATATGTATAGGACATTTTAGCAGATGGAATGGGCATGTATAGGGAATGTACCAggaattaaaatatagttttgttGCCCACTGGAAACAGGCATTTTCTTTAGCAAACAATGATGTCATTACAGAGAGAGGGTCTGTTATTGTAGAATCAAGTGTAAAAATGAGCAGTTTTTTTGCTCTTAAATTAGGATGCAGTGGTTATTGAAATCAAGAGCAAAAAGCACTTGCTCAAGGGGAACACTCACATGCTACTGTTAATTTATGCATCCTACTTCATTTTGTGAAGTGCTTTAGGGGATGAGCATCTTCTGTTTGAAGTGATGTCTATACTAATAGCCTTCAGGTACAGCAATCAAAT
Proteins encoded in this window:
- the LOC119823514 gene encoding olfactory receptor 14J1-like, which gives rise to MSVRNITTMSGFLLTGFSDKYELQILHALLFLVTYLLGSAGNFIIITITTLDPQLQSPMYYFLKHLSLLDLSSLSVTVPQSIANSLAGSGYISYTQCMLQVFFFTAFAWGEMAILTVMSYDRYVAICFPLHYEVIMCPRNCRLAVTVVWLSSGISGTLYIAAVFSVRFCRAKIIHQFFCDVPQLLKLSCSNDYLVVIGVAGFLSALALACFLGIVLSYVHIFSTVFRMPSAEGRSKVFSTCLPHLFVVSLFLSTGSCAYLNPTSDSPAVLDLLFSIFYTVLPPALNPVVYSLRNESIKTGVRKLLLSIEVTG